The Humulus lupulus chromosome 4, drHumLupu1.1, whole genome shotgun sequence genome has a window encoding:
- the LOC133830089 gene encoding uncharacterized protein LOC133830089 isoform X1: protein MSDSSKTGGHDSSPSTTTPTGVTGDDNPPAIQNSYTAKYSIDDPSDPYYLHHADNPGNVLVSKLLTGQDNYTAWSRAMMLSISVKNKLGFLDGSISKPSSSDSLLYNAWLRNNNMVISWILNSISKDISASILYDESAAEIWNDLKVRFQQRNGPHIFNLRKELINLKQDLQSVSIYYTKLKTLWEELSTYRPSCTCNSCTCGGVKAHQDHYNMEYIMSFLMGLQDSYSHVRGNILVMDPLPSLSRVFNLVSQEENQRGQVHIPSPMEPVTNPPMAKCTFPLLRNLLQTLLWHLLFPTLGLTIRNKILMLLGHILLARIDLFALIAISMDTPLTNATRNTATLRAITNLGLNTILLQQTNSIPMMLLLLLKPVTPALLSYLNSMLLNINNFLISLLLHKPV from the coding sequence ATGTCTGATTCTTCCAAGACCGGTGGCCACGATTCATCTCCGTCGACTACAACTCCAACTGGTGTTACTGGAGACGATAACCCTCCTGCCATCCAGAACTCATATACAGCAAAATACTCCATTGACGATCCTTCCGACCCGTACTACCTTCACCATGCCGATAACCCAGGCAATGTGCTCGTTTCTAAGCTTCTCACAGGTCAGGACAATTATACCGCCTGGAGTAGAGCCATGATGCTGTCGATTTCAGTCAAGAACAAACTTGGCTTTCTAGACGGGTCCATATCTAAACCCTCTTCTTCTGATTCACTATTATATAATGCCTGGCTTAGAAATAACAATATGGTTAtttcttggattttgaattcgatctCTAAAGATATCTCTGCTAGTATTTTGTATGATGAAAGTGCAGCTGAAATCTGGAATGACTTAAAGGTCAGATTCCAGCAACGAAATGGTCCTCATATTTTCAATTTGAGGAAAGAACTGATCAACCTAAAACAAGATTTACAATCTGTTAGTATATACTATACTAAACTCAAAACTCTTTGGGAAGAGTTATCCACTTACAGGCCATCTTGTACCTGTAATAGCTGTACATGTGGGGGAGTCAAAGCTCATCAAGATCATTACAACATGGAGTATATAATGTCCTTCTTGATGGGTCTTCAAGACTCCTACTCACACGTTCGGGGCAACATTCTGGTCATGGACCCCTTACCATCTTTAAGTAGGGTTTTTAATCTTGTCTCCCAAGAAGAAAACCAACGTGGCCAAGTGCACATTCCCTCTCCTATGGAACCTGTTACAAACCCTCCTATGGCAAAGTGCACATTCCCTCTCCTACGGAACCTGTTACAAACCCTCCTATGGCATTTGCTTTTTCCAACTCTTGGGCTAACAATTAGAAACAAGATTCTAATGCTCCTTGGTCATATACTCCTCGCAAGAATCGACCTTTTTGCACTCATTGCAATATCCATGGACACACCATTGACAAATGCTACAAGAAACACGGCTACCCTCCGGGCTATAACAAACCTCGGCCTCAACACAATTCTGCTGCAACAAACCAACTCAATACCAATGATGTTGCTGCTCCTGCTCAAACCGGTTACACCAGCACTACTTTCTTACCTCAACTCAATGCTACTCAATATCAACAACTTCTTAATCTCCTTGCTACTCCACAAACCGGTATAA